ATTCTAAAGCATGAACCGAAACTGATCTTCCTTTACGCCGGCGATAACGATCTCTCTCGGAAAAGATCCCCCGAAGATGTTGCTGCTGACTTTCAAAAATTCGTGGCAACCGTGCATAAAACACTGCCCCAGACGAAAATTGTCTTCATCGCCGTGAAACCCAGCCTCAGCCGCTGGAAACTGGCAGATTCTATCGTCAAAGCCAATCAGCTGATTGCTGACCAATGTGCCGATAACGGCCTGCTGGAGTACGCCGATGTCTGGAAACCCATGTTGGGAGCCGATGGCAAGCCACGTCCGGAACTGTTCAAGTCGGACGGCTTGCATTTAAATCATGAAGGCTATCTCGTCTGGAAAAAAGCGGTTCAGCCGTTTTTGAACCATAAGTAACATCCGCCAAATAAAGCCGGCGATTTCAGAGCGTTTTTACCTGTAATTCATGCGAGCCAAGAAACTGATTCAG
This window of the Gimesia fumaroli genome carries:
- a CDS encoding SGNH/GDSL hydrolase family protein, with translation MKMKCFYLSITLALLCSLSHNGLAAEEQKHNYDRWEKSITQFEKQDQKQGIKKNGVLFVGSSSIRLWNLDKYFPELEAVNRGFGGSEIVDSTHFADRIILKHEPKLIFLYAGDNDLSRKRSPEDVAADFQKFVATVHKTLPQTKIVFIAVKPSLSRWKLADSIVKANQLIADQCADNGLLEYADVWKPMLGADGKPRPELFKSDGLHLNHEGYLVWKKAVQPFLNHK